The following proteins are co-located in the Flavobacterium sp. CECT 9288 genome:
- the glgB gene encoding 1,4-alpha-glucan branching protein GlgB — translation MNTVITHSLFTDFDIDLFKAGKHFRLYEKLGAHILSVNGVQGVYFAVWAPSAHSVSVVGDFNFWQQNEHLLNVRWDSSGIWEGFIPNIKKGAIYKYKIQSSIDGVVTEKADPFAFFCEQPPKTASVVWDLDYDWNDAKWMQNRKERNSLNKPFSVYEMHLGSWKRHVEDNSFLSYQELALDLVQYLKETGFTHVEFMPIMEYPYDPSWGYQLVGYFAPTSRFGNPQDLMYLIDKLHQEGIGVILDWVPSHFPDDAHGLGFFDGSNLFEHPDRRKGYHPDWKSLVFNYGRNEVRSFLISNALFWLQHYHADGLRVDAVASMLYLDYSRKEGEWEPNIYGGRENLDTISFLKEFNQAVYLNYEGVQTIAEESTSFPMVSRPTSIGGLGFGMKWMMGWMHDTLDYFKKDTIYRKYHQNELTFSMTYAFTENFILPLSHDEVVYGKKSILGRMPGDEWQQFANLRLLYAYMFMHPGTKLLFMGGEFGQSSEWNFEKSLDWHLLEFSFHKGIKKIISDLNELYRSQPALYEKQFTPDGFEWINYSDHQNAVFSFIRKGNNQEDDLVIVCNFTPVVRENYTIGIPRSGTLQSIFNSDETIYGGSGVQNLNRMLIQSIPYDGRDYSVALTLPPLSVITFQIV, via the coding sequence ATGAATACTGTTATCACACACTCCCTTTTTACTGATTTTGATATTGACTTGTTCAAAGCTGGCAAGCATTTTCGTCTTTATGAAAAACTAGGTGCACACATTTTGTCTGTGAACGGAGTGCAAGGAGTGTACTTTGCAGTTTGGGCACCATCGGCTCATTCAGTATCTGTTGTAGGGGATTTTAATTTTTGGCAACAAAATGAACATTTGTTGAACGTAAGATGGGATTCATCAGGAATTTGGGAAGGATTTATTCCTAATATTAAAAAAGGAGCCATTTACAAGTACAAAATTCAATCTAGTATTGATGGGGTTGTTACAGAGAAAGCAGATCCTTTTGCTTTTTTTTGTGAGCAACCGCCAAAAACAGCCTCTGTAGTATGGGATCTTGATTACGATTGGAACGATGCAAAATGGATGCAAAATAGAAAAGAAAGAAATAGTTTAAACAAACCTTTTTCTGTTTATGAGATGCATTTAGGGTCTTGGAAACGTCACGTTGAGGATAATAGTTTTCTTTCGTATCAAGAATTAGCACTTGATTTAGTTCAATATCTCAAAGAAACGGGGTTTACTCATGTAGAGTTTATGCCTATAATGGAGTATCCTTACGATCCATCCTGGGGATATCAGTTAGTAGGATATTTTGCGCCAACATCTAGATTTGGAAATCCTCAAGATCTCATGTATTTGATAGATAAATTACATCAAGAGGGAATAGGAGTGATTCTGGATTGGGTGCCATCTCATTTTCCAGATGATGCACATGGTTTAGGATTTTTTGATGGTTCTAATCTTTTTGAACATCCAGATCGAAGAAAAGGCTATCATCCAGATTGGAAAAGTTTGGTGTTTAATTACGGACGCAATGAAGTTCGTTCTTTTTTGATCAGTAATGCCTTGTTTTGGTTACAGCATTACCATGCAGATGGATTGCGTGTAGATGCAGTGGCGTCTATGTTATATTTAGATTATTCACGAAAAGAAGGAGAGTGGGAGCCCAACATTTACGGAGGGCGAGAAAATTTGGATACAATTAGTTTTCTTAAAGAGTTTAATCAAGCAGTTTATCTTAATTACGAAGGTGTTCAAACCATTGCAGAGGAAAGTACATCGTTCCCAATGGTTTCAAGACCTACCTCTATAGGTGGTTTAGGTTTTGGGATGAAATGGATGATGGGTTGGATGCATGATACCTTGGATTATTTTAAAAAAGATACAATTTATAGAAAATACCATCAAAATGAGTTAACATTCTCTATGACATATGCCTTTACAGAAAATTTTATATTACCACTATCACATGATGAAGTGGTTTATGGTAAGAAATCTATTTTAGGAAGGATGCCAGGTGATGAGTGGCAACAATTTGCAAATCTTAGACTTTTATATGCCTATATGTTCATGCATCCAGGTACCAAGCTCTTGTTTATGGGCGGTGAATTTGGTCAAAGTAGCGAATGGAATTTTGAAAAAAGCTTAGATTGGCATTTACTTGAATTTTCTTTTCACAAAGGAATTAAAAAGATCATTTCAGATTTGAATGAATTGTATAGATCGCAACCTGCATTGTATGAAAAACAATTTACTCCTGATGGTTTTGAATGGATTAATTATTCGGATCATCAAAATGCAGTCTTTTCATTTATCAGAAAAGGAAATAATCAAGAAGATGATTTAGTTATTGTGTGTAATTTCACGCCAGTAGTTAGAGAAAACTATACCATTGGTATTCCAAGATCGGGTACTTTACAATCGATATTTAATAGTGACGAGACTATTTATGGAGGAAGCGGTGTTCAAAACTTAAACAGAATGTTAATACAAAGTATTCCTTATGATGGTAGAGATTATTCTGTTGCATTGACTCTTCCACCATTGAGTGTAATTACTTTCCAGATTGTATAA
- the msrB gene encoding peptide-methionine (R)-S-oxide reductase MsrB, producing MKYPIEKTESEWKALLGEERYRILRLKGTEYPHTGTFNLHFEKGTYTCGACNESLFESNTKFDAHCGWPSFDESIPGKVQYIDDVSHGMKRTEILCANCGSHLGHVFNDGPTKTGQRYCVNSLSINFK from the coding sequence ATGAAATATCCAATAGAAAAAACGGAATCAGAATGGAAAGCACTTTTGGGAGAAGAAAGATATAGAATATTACGTCTCAAAGGCACCGAATATCCGCATACAGGAACGTTCAATTTACACTTTGAAAAAGGAACCTATACTTGTGGAGCTTGCAATGAAAGTTTATTTGAAAGCAATACAAAATTTGATGCACATTGCGGATGGCCTTCATTTGATGAATCAATTCCTGGAAAAGTACAATATATTGATGATGTATCTCACGGAATGAAACGTACGGAGATTTTATGTGCCAATTGCGGTAGCCATTTAGGACATGTTTTTAATGATGGCCCTACAAAAACAGGTCAAAGATACTGTGTAAATTCGCTCTCAATCAACTTTAAGTAA
- a CDS encoding MFS transporter produces the protein MAELEKGSKKLLNAWAFYDWANSVYTLTIASAVFPIFYDALFADRSHYIDVFGMHLKNSALISFITAFAFLLVSILSPLLSGIADYVGNKKAFMKFFCYLGALSCMGLYWFDLDNIYVGLLFYLLGLIGYWGSLVFYNSYLPDIAHEEQQDQISAKGYSMGYCGSVILLVINLLMIMKPKLFGISGTDGEAAMKAMRYSFVMVGVWWILFSQYSYYYLPNGNKNNGHKVTRQVVFNGFNELKKVWLLLQENKALKAYLRSFFVSSMAVQTVMLVATYFGAQEIQWPTKEEGTVGLIICILLIQLVAVLGAFLTSRASSKFGNIPTLIFINCFWVLLCVAAYFITQPLEFYIMASCVGLVMGGIQSLSRSTYSKLLPQTTDTASFFSFYDVAEKIGIVIGMVVYGIVDQITGSPRLAIVILAFFFITAVILLNKVPKKGVLQS, from the coding sequence ATGGCTGAATTAGAAAAAGGAAGTAAAAAATTATTAAATGCGTGGGCTTTTTATGATTGGGCAAATTCGGTATACACCTTAACAATTGCATCAGCTGTTTTTCCTATCTTTTATGATGCTTTGTTTGCCGACCGTAGTCATTATATTGATGTTTTTGGGATGCACCTTAAAAATTCAGCGTTAATAAGTTTTATTACTGCTTTTGCTTTTTTGCTAGTTTCAATCTTATCTCCATTATTATCTGGAATTGCTGATTATGTTGGAAATAAAAAGGCGTTTATGAAATTCTTTTGTTATTTAGGGGCCTTATCTTGTATGGGTTTGTATTGGTTTGACCTTGATAATATATATGTTGGTTTATTATTTTATTTATTAGGTTTAATAGGATATTGGGGGAGTTTGGTTTTTTATAACTCTTATTTACCAGATATTGCTCATGAAGAGCAGCAAGATCAAATAAGTGCCAAAGGCTATTCCATGGGATATTGCGGGAGTGTTATTTTATTAGTTATTAATTTATTAATGATTATGAAACCTAAGCTTTTTGGAATTTCTGGAACAGATGGTGAAGCTGCAATGAAGGCAATGCGCTATTCTTTTGTTATGGTAGGTGTTTGGTGGATTCTTTTTAGTCAATATTCATATTATTATCTACCAAATGGAAACAAAAATAATGGTCACAAAGTTACCCGTCAAGTAGTGTTTAATGGTTTTAATGAACTCAAAAAAGTATGGCTTTTATTGCAAGAAAATAAAGCTTTAAAAGCATATTTAAGAAGTTTTTTTGTGTCGAGTATGGCTGTACAAACCGTGATGCTGGTAGCTACTTATTTTGGTGCACAAGAAATTCAATGGCCTACTAAAGAAGAAGGAACAGTAGGTTTGATAATTTGTATTTTGCTCATTCAATTAGTCGCAGTTTTAGGAGCTTTCTTAACGTCAAGAGCTTCCAGTAAATTTGGTAATATCCCAACATTAATTTTTATCAATTGCTTTTGGGTTTTACTTTGCGTTGCGGCATACTTCATTACTCAACCTTTAGAGTTTTATATTATGGCTAGTTGTGTAGGACTTGTTATGGGGGGCATTCAGTCGTTATCAAGGTCTACTTATTCAAAGTTGTTGCCTCAAACTACGGATACGGCATCGTTTTTTAGTTTTTATGACGTAGCCGAAAAAATAGGTATTGTTATAGGAATGGTGGTTTATGGAATTGTAGATCAAATTACTGGAAGTCCTAGATTAGCTATTGTTATTCTGGCATTTTTCTTCATAACTGCTGTTATTCTGTTGAATAAAGTGCCAAAAAAAGGTGTTTTACAATCGTAA
- a CDS encoding alpha/beta fold hydrolase, producing the protein MTKKSTVHTQSLKIPKIILHTSKLIAFFSSKLVTLFAAKLFTTPTKYKVPKRELTMESKSLKSKLHVPAINKEISLYEYGNSNRKILLVHGWAGRGTQLFKIADALLQKNYQTISFDAPAHGKSQGSSAVMTDFIASILEIDKIHGPFEGIIGHSLGGMSVLNAIKNGIKVNKAIIIGSGDVVSDIINDFIAKLKLDPKIGLSLRAHFEEKYKDDMNNYSASHAAKEVHIPVLVIHDEDDPEVPVSAALNIHNHLKKGELMITNGLGHRKILGNSKVIEATIVFLEN; encoded by the coding sequence ATGACAAAAAAGAGTACCGTTCATACACAATCCTTAAAAATTCCCAAGATAATTTTACATACTAGCAAATTAATCGCTTTTTTCTCTTCAAAATTAGTGACCCTATTTGCTGCAAAACTATTCACTACACCTACAAAATATAAGGTTCCCAAAAGAGAACTCACAATGGAAAGTAAAAGTTTAAAAAGTAAATTACACGTTCCTGCAATTAACAAAGAAATTTCCCTCTATGAATATGGTAATAGTAATAGAAAAATACTACTTGTTCACGGTTGGGCTGGACGCGGGACACAATTATTCAAAATAGCAGATGCTCTTTTGCAAAAAAATTATCAAACAATTAGTTTTGACGCACCTGCACATGGAAAATCCCAAGGTTCCTCAGCAGTGATGACGGACTTTATAGCTTCCATACTTGAAATTGATAAAATACATGGTCCCTTTGAAGGTATTATTGGTCATTCATTAGGAGGAATGTCGGTATTAAACGCCATAAAAAACGGAATCAAAGTCAACAAAGCAATTATTATAGGTAGCGGAGATGTTGTCTCTGACATAATAAATGATTTTATAGCAAAACTAAAACTAGACCCAAAAATAGGTCTCTCTTTACGAGCTCACTTCGAAGAAAAATACAAGGATGATATGAATAATTATTCGGCATCTCATGCAGCAAAGGAAGTACATATTCCTGTTCTAGTAATTCATGATGAAGATGATCCTGAAGTTCCAGTAAGCGCTGCCCTGAATATTCACAATCATTTAAAAAAAGGAGAATTAATGATAACAAACGGTCTTGGACACCGAAAAATATTAGGAAACTCAAAAGTAATTGAAGCAACAATAGTTTTTTTAGAAAATTAA
- a CDS encoding glucose-1-phosphate adenylyltransferase, producing MNAKKKNVIAIILGGGQGSRLYPLTESRSKPAVPIGGKYRLVDIPISNCMNSDIYRIFVLTQFNSASLNAHIKNTYNFSIFSHSFVDILAAEQTPDNPTWFQGTADAVRQCMPHFLNHEFDYALILSGDQLYQMDFNEMVEEHIKRQADITIATLPVNAKDAPEFGILKTNSESCIESFIEKPAKELLPDWESDVSDQMKQEGKHYLASMGIYIFNKDLLVDIMSNKETKDFGKEIIPQAVGHKKILSYQYEGYWTDIGNIDSFFEANIGLTEDLPKFNLFDDTNKIFTRPRLLPPSKFQKTMVERSLISEGCILNAKEINNSVIGIRSRIGTGTVIQNCYIMGNDFYQNIDEMDHDITNGKLLVGIGERCYINNAIVDKNCRIGNDVHINGGSHLADFSADLYAIKDGIVVIKKGAVLPDNFSIK from the coding sequence ATGAACGCTAAAAAGAAAAATGTTATTGCAATTATTTTAGGTGGTGGACAAGGTTCCAGATTATATCCTTTAACAGAGTCGAGATCTAAACCTGCTGTGCCCATTGGAGGGAAGTATAGATTGGTAGATATTCCTATTTCAAATTGTATGAATTCAGATATTTATAGAATATTTGTATTGACTCAATTCAATTCGGCGTCCTTAAATGCTCACATAAAAAACACCTATAACTTTAGCATTTTTAGTCATTCTTTTGTTGACATATTGGCTGCGGAGCAAACTCCAGATAACCCAACTTGGTTTCAAGGCACTGCAGATGCTGTAAGGCAATGTATGCCCCATTTTTTAAATCATGAGTTTGATTATGCATTGATTCTTTCTGGAGATCAATTGTATCAAATGGACTTTAATGAGATGGTTGAAGAACATATCAAACGACAAGCCGATATTACCATTGCAACTTTACCAGTTAATGCAAAGGATGCACCCGAATTTGGTATCCTTAAAACCAATTCTGAAAGTTGTATTGAATCTTTTATTGAAAAACCTGCCAAAGAATTGCTCCCAGATTGGGAATCAGATGTAAGTGACCAAATGAAACAGGAGGGTAAGCATTACCTAGCCTCAATGGGTATTTATATCTTTAACAAAGATTTGTTAGTAGACATCATGTCTAATAAAGAAACAAAGGATTTTGGTAAAGAAATTATTCCACAGGCAGTGGGGCATAAAAAAATACTAAGTTATCAATATGAAGGATATTGGACCGATATTGGAAATATTGATTCTTTCTTTGAAGCTAACATTGGTCTAACAGAAGACTTACCAAAGTTTAATCTATTTGATGATACCAATAAGATTTTTACAAGACCGAGACTTTTGCCTCCTTCTAAATTTCAAAAGACCATGGTTGAACGTTCTTTGATATCTGAAGGTTGTATTTTGAACGCCAAAGAAATAAACAATTCTGTTATTGGAATTCGTTCAAGAATAGGTACTGGAACAGTTATTCAGAATTGTTACATTATGGGAAATGATTTTTATCAAAATATTGATGAGATGGATCATGACATTACCAATGGAAAACTATTAGTAGGAATTGGTGAGCGTTGCTACATCAATAATGCAATAGTAGATAAAAATTGCCGAATAGGGAATGATGTTCATATAAACGGAGGAAGTCATCTAGCTGATTTTTCTGCAGATTTATATGCCATTAAAGATGGTATTGTCGTAATAAAAAAAGGAGCCGTATTACCAGATAATTTTAGTATTAAATAA
- a CDS encoding M48 family metallopeptidase, producing MKKYVLVGMITLGIVYSCATNPITGKKTLNFVPNNQLFPTAFQQYDTFLKENKVISGTADAKKVEAIGFRIKAAAEKYLNYLGQGQYLVDYRWEYKLVDNKEVNAWCLPGGKIVVYSGILPITKDDAGLATVMGHEVSHALADHGAQRMSAGQAQEVLGQVIAVGTSGKSERTQQIIGQAYGLSSQFGVMLPFSRSHETEADKIGLVLMAIAGYNPETSIAFWQRMSAQSNGQAPPEFMSTHPSDATRIANLQAYIPEAKAIAAKVGVIK from the coding sequence ATGAAAAAATATGTATTAGTTGGTATGATCACATTAGGAATTGTTTATTCTTGTGCTACCAATCCCATTACCGGAAAAAAAACACTCAATTTTGTACCAAATAATCAGTTGTTTCCAACAGCCTTTCAACAATACGATACTTTTTTGAAAGAGAATAAAGTAATTTCAGGAACTGCTGACGCTAAGAAAGTGGAAGCTATTGGTTTCCGAATTAAAGCAGCAGCTGAAAAATATTTAAATTATTTAGGACAAGGACAGTATTTAGTAGATTATCGTTGGGAATATAAATTAGTTGATAATAAAGAGGTAAATGCATGGTGTTTGCCAGGTGGAAAAATTGTAGTATATTCTGGAATTTTACCAATTACTAAAGATGACGCAGGTCTAGCTACTGTTATGGGACATGAGGTTTCGCACGCTCTTGCAGATCATGGTGCACAACGTATGAGTGCAGGACAAGCTCAAGAGGTACTTGGGCAAGTTATAGCTGTGGGAACATCAGGTAAAAGTGAAAGAACACAGCAAATTATTGGTCAGGCCTATGGTTTAAGCTCTCAATTTGGTGTTATGTTGCCTTTTAGCCGCAGCCACGAAACTGAAGCTGATAAAATAGGATTGGTTTTAATGGCAATTGCAGGATATAATCCTGAAACTTCTATTGCTTTTTGGCAGCGCATGTCGGCTCAATCTAATGGTCAAGCACCACCAGAGTTTATGAGTACACACCCGTCAGATGCTACCCGAATTGCTAATCTGCAAGCGTACATTCCCGAAGCAAAAGCTATTGCAGCTAAAGTAGGAGTGATTAAATAG
- a CDS encoding glycoside hydrolase family 31 protein yields the protein MITNTELEYKGDLYPTKIVSFEHDVDSVYFHTDNSVILKVTVLRDSLIRFRFTTKGYFSNDFSYAVDKSHSHGYNFLEVSEHEMFYQIKTSKVKCRIQKSDMRLSIYDLEDTIILEDELGFHWEESYEYGGNIVKMSKSSKDGECFYGLGDKATQMNLKGKRIENFATDQYAFQKDQEPLYKVVPFYIGLHNKKSYGIFFDNTFRTFFDFCHERRNVTSYWAEGGEMNYYFIYGPQMQDVVTTYTDLTGKPELPPLWALGYHQCKWSYYPESNLKDVAAKFRELKIPCDALYLDIDYMDGFRCFTWNKNYFPDPKRMVAELAEDGFKTVVIIDPGIKIDKEYSVYKEALANDYFCKRADGPYMKGKVWPGECNFPDFTNPTVREWWAGLFKELISDIGVKGVWNDMNEPAVMEVPNKTFPMDVRHHYDGNPCSHRKAHNIYGTQMARATYHGVKRFAYPKRPFVITRSAYAGAQRYTSSWTGDNVATWEHLWIANIQVQRMSISGMGFTGSDIGGFAEQPSGELYARWIQLGVFHPFCRTHSSGDHGDQEPWAFDEEVIDITRKFVNLRYQLLPYLYTMFWQYIEEGVPMLKPLVYFDQEDIQTHYRNDEFVFGNQILVCPILEPNALGRRMYLPRGEWYNYWTNELCKGGKELWVDTKFDQIPIFIKAGAIIPKYPVQQYVGELEFDELILDVYYKDGKELSVVYEDAQDGYDYKKGRYSFMSFQATGKENEMIIQAHQEGKYVTNYSKYKMNLIGLPFKVETLEIDNVAVAFDSDTLEREGFILVEKGFISFHIMGNLD from the coding sequence ATGATTACAAATACAGAACTAGAATATAAAGGAGATTTGTATCCTACAAAAATAGTATCGTTCGAACATGATGTTGATTCTGTTTATTTTCACACAGATAACAGTGTTATTTTAAAAGTAACGGTATTAAGAGATAGTTTAATACGTTTTAGATTTACTACTAAAGGCTATTTTAGCAATGATTTTTCGTACGCGGTAGATAAAAGCCATTCGCATGGGTATAATTTTCTTGAGGTAAGTGAGCACGAAATGTTTTACCAAATAAAAACAAGCAAAGTTAAGTGCAGGATTCAAAAATCAGACATGAGACTTTCTATTTATGACTTAGAAGATACCATTATATTAGAGGATGAACTAGGATTTCACTGGGAAGAAAGTTATGAATATGGTGGGAACATTGTAAAAATGAGTAAGTCATCAAAAGACGGGGAATGTTTTTACGGTTTAGGTGATAAAGCCACTCAAATGAATCTAAAAGGAAAACGTATTGAAAATTTTGCAACAGATCAATATGCATTTCAAAAAGATCAAGAACCACTTTATAAAGTAGTTCCATTTTACATCGGTTTACACAACAAAAAATCATACGGAATTTTCTTTGATAATACTTTTAGAACATTTTTTGATTTTTGCCATGAACGCCGCAACGTAACAAGTTATTGGGCCGAAGGTGGCGAAATGAATTATTATTTTATTTACGGTCCACAAATGCAAGATGTGGTAACAACTTACACAGATTTAACAGGTAAGCCAGAATTACCGCCTTTATGGGCGCTGGGATACCACCAGTGTAAGTGGAGTTACTATCCAGAGAGTAATTTAAAAGATGTTGCTGCTAAGTTTAGAGAGCTAAAAATCCCTTGTGATGCTTTGTATCTTGATATTGATTACATGGATGGTTTTAGATGTTTTACATGGAACAAAAACTATTTCCCGGATCCTAAAAGAATGGTAGCTGAACTTGCCGAAGATGGTTTTAAAACAGTAGTAATTATTGATCCCGGGATAAAAATAGACAAGGAATATTCGGTTTACAAAGAAGCATTGGCAAATGATTATTTTTGTAAACGTGCAGATGGTCCTTACATGAAAGGGAAAGTCTGGCCAGGAGAATGTAATTTTCCTGATTTCACAAATCCCACAGTAAGAGAATGGTGGGCTGGTCTATTTAAAGAATTAATATCGGATATTGGTGTAAAAGGAGTTTGGAATGATATGAACGAGCCCGCCGTTATGGAGGTTCCTAATAAAACATTTCCTATGGACGTGCGTCATCATTACGATGGAAATCCATGTAGCCACAGGAAAGCACACAATATTTATGGTACTCAAATGGCTAGAGCTACCTATCATGGTGTAAAACGTTTTGCTTACCCTAAGAGACCTTTTGTCATTACACGATCAGCTTATGCTGGTGCGCAACGTTACACTTCTTCATGGACAGGTGACAATGTAGCTACATGGGAGCATTTATGGATTGCAAATATTCAAGTACAGCGCATGTCCATTTCAGGAATGGGTTTTACGGGTTCAGATATTGGAGGTTTTGCAGAGCAGCCCTCGGGGGAATTGTATGCAAGATGGATACAATTAGGAGTGTTTCACCCCTTTTGTAGAACGCATTCATCCGGAGATCATGGCGATCAAGAACCATGGGCTTTTGATGAGGAAGTCATAGATATCACAAGAAAGTTTGTAAATTTAAGATACCAATTGTTACCTTACTTGTATACCATGTTTTGGCAGTACATCGAAGAAGGTGTGCCAATGTTGAAACCATTAGTATATTTTGATCAAGAAGACATACAAACGCATTATCGTAATGATGAGTTTGTTTTTGGAAATCAAATATTAGTTTGTCCTATTTTAGAACCTAATGCTTTAGGTAGAAGAATGTATTTACCTCGTGGTGAATGGTATAATTACTGGACAAACGAGCTATGCAAAGGTGGAAAAGAACTTTGGGTGGATACTAAATTTGATCAAATTCCAATTTTTATAAAAGCAGGAGCCATTATTCCAAAATATCCGGTTCAACAATATGTAGGTGAACTCGAGTTTGATGAATTGATACTAGATGTTTATTACAAAGACGGTAAAGAATTATCTGTAGTCTATGAGGATGCTCAAGACGGCTATGATTACAAAAAAGGACGCTATAGTTTTATGTCTTTTCAGGCAACTGGAAAAGAAAACGAAATGATTATTCAAGCTCATCAAGAAGGTAAGTACGTTACTAATTATTCAAAATATAAAATGAATTTAATAGGGTTGCCTTTTAAGGTTGAAACTTTAGAAATTGATAATGTAGCAGTCGCATTTGATAGTGATACCTTAGAAAGAGAAGGATTTATTCTTGTTGAAAAAGGATTTATATCTTTTCATATTATGGGTAACTTGGATTAA
- a CDS encoding glycogen synthase → MELFHISAECFPVAKVGGLADVVGALPKYQAQAGHEVRVIIPEYDVVFMKENAFETVFHGNVPLGTFNFLFTVHKEATNKLGFELYLIAIPELFDRKQVYGFQDDIERFLAFQIAALDFISNRETIPDIINCHDHHTGLIPFMMLYSFKYEKLRAVPTVITIHNGLYQGQFGFEKMNYIPEFDLIHKNVLEWDHCINSLAVAVKCAGGVTTVSPSYLDEINGFANGLESLFQNVRYKSKGILNGIDVEIWNPLTDEMIERNYAIADFEIGKKTNKEKLCSLFNLDATKPLFSFIGRLFDEKGGDLLPDAAFFALKEHANEINIFVLGSGNAVIENKLQNLIPEFKGNFNASIGYNEALAHLVYAGSDFMLMPSRVEPCGLNQMYAMRYGTIPIVRRTGGLRDTVIDFGDDGNGICHDQASVVDICYSIRRAKQLFQDKEAINEVIERGMKTDNSWERVCQEYLEMYNAIIDKK, encoded by the coding sequence ATGGAGTTATTTCATATTAGTGCTGAATGTTTTCCCGTTGCAAAAGTTGGTGGTCTTGCAGATGTTGTAGGCGCCCTTCCTAAGTATCAAGCACAAGCAGGACATGAAGTTCGGGTTATAATCCCAGAATATGATGTGGTTTTTATGAAAGAAAATGCATTTGAAACTGTTTTTCATGGTAATGTGCCTTTAGGGACGTTTAATTTTTTATTTACTGTTCACAAAGAAGCAACCAATAAATTAGGATTTGAGTTGTATTTGATTGCCATTCCAGAATTATTTGATAGGAAGCAAGTATATGGTTTTCAAGATGATATTGAACGCTTTTTGGCATTTCAGATTGCTGCTTTAGATTTTATTTCAAATAGAGAGACAATTCCAGATATTATTAATTGTCATGATCATCATACAGGTTTAATTCCGTTTATGATGTTGTACAGCTTTAAATATGAAAAACTACGAGCTGTTCCAACCGTGATTACAATTCATAATGGTTTATACCAAGGACAATTTGGGTTCGAAAAAATGAATTACATTCCAGAGTTTGATTTGATTCACAAAAATGTTTTAGAATGGGATCATTGCATTAATTCATTGGCTGTAGCCGTAAAATGTGCAGGAGGAGTTACCACCGTTTCACCGAGTTATTTAGACGAAATAAATGGTTTTGCTAATGGATTAGAATCGCTGTTTCAAAATGTACGGTACAAGTCCAAAGGGATTTTGAACGGAATAGATGTAGAAATTTGGAATCCTTTGACGGATGAAATGATAGAAAGGAATTATGCAATAGCTGACTTTGAAATTGGAAAAAAGACCAATAAAGAAAAGCTTTGTTCACTTTTTAATCTAGATGCAACAAAACCACTTTTTAGTTTTATAGGAAGATTATTTGATGAAAAAGGAGGTGATTTACTACCAGACGCAGCATTCTTTGCCTTGAAAGAACATGCCAATGAAATCAACATTTTTGTTTTAGGGTCTGGAAATGCAGTTATAGAGAATAAATTACAAAATCTTATTCCTGAATTTAAAGGTAATTTTAATGCCAGTATTGGTTACAATGAAGCTCTAGCACATTTAGTTTATGCAGGTTCTGATTTTATGTTAATGCCTTCGAGAGTCGAGCCATGTGGACTGAATCAAATGTATGCTATGCGTTACGGGACAATTCCAATTGTGAGAAGAACAGGAGGATTAAGAGATACGGTAATTGATTTTGGTGATGATGGAAACGGTATTTGTCATGATCAGGCATCTGTTGTGGATATTTGTTATTCAATACGGCGTGCAAAACAGCTTTTTCAAGACAAAGAAGCAATTAACGAAGTTATTGAGAGAGGAATGAAAACAGACAATTCGTGGGAACGTGTCTGTCAAGAATATTTAGAAATGTACAATGCTATAATTGACAAAAAATGA